In Oryzihumus leptocrescens, the following are encoded in one genomic region:
- a CDS encoding bifunctional folylpolyglutamate synthase/dihydrofolate synthase, translating to MAPSSGRPDAAQQHAAEQLELRKRMREVEQEILARTPEHDLEPSLDRIAAVMELLGDPQKAFPVIHVTGTNGKTSTTRMIERLLREAGLSTGRFTSPHLHDIRERIALNGKPIPPEKFIAAYEDVLPYVEMVDTKSVDEGGPRMTYFEVVVAVAYAAFADAPVDVAVVEVGMGGSWDATNVADGTVAVVTPIALDHERFLGSSVEDIATEKAGIIKEGAIAVIGVQEPEVTEILLERAAEVGATPAVEGSAFGVLARDLAVGGQQVSVRGLSGDYNDLFLPLHGAHQGHNAAIALAAVEAFIGGGEQPLDIDVVRAGFAEVSSPGRLEIVRRSPTVLVDAAHNPAGAEALRAALEDSFNFARIIGVIAVLADKDATQMLEILEPVLDEVVVTRTTSPRAMSPRALGDLATEIYGENRVTVVDSLPEALDRAAGLADEGGVAGGVLATGSITTAAEVRLLLGVTEV from the coding sequence ATGGCGCCGTCGTCCGGCCGTCCCGACGCGGCCCAGCAGCACGCGGCCGAGCAGCTCGAGCTCCGCAAGCGCATGCGGGAGGTGGAGCAGGAGATCCTCGCCCGCACGCCCGAGCATGACCTCGAGCCGTCCCTGGACCGCATCGCCGCGGTGATGGAGTTGCTCGGTGACCCGCAGAAGGCCTTCCCGGTCATCCACGTCACCGGCACCAACGGCAAGACCTCGACGACCCGCATGATCGAGCGGCTGCTGCGCGAGGCGGGCCTGTCCACCGGCCGGTTCACCTCGCCGCACCTGCACGACATCCGCGAGCGGATCGCCCTGAACGGCAAGCCGATCCCGCCGGAGAAGTTCATCGCGGCGTACGAGGACGTGCTGCCCTACGTCGAGATGGTCGACACCAAGTCGGTCGACGAGGGCGGCCCCCGGATGACGTACTTCGAGGTCGTCGTGGCGGTGGCCTACGCCGCGTTCGCCGACGCCCCCGTCGACGTCGCGGTGGTCGAGGTCGGCATGGGCGGCTCCTGGGACGCGACCAACGTCGCCGACGGGACCGTCGCCGTCGTGACCCCGATCGCCCTGGACCACGAGCGCTTCCTGGGCTCGTCGGTGGAGGACATCGCGACCGAGAAGGCCGGCATCATCAAGGAGGGCGCCATCGCCGTCATCGGCGTGCAGGAGCCCGAGGTCACCGAGATCCTGCTCGAGCGCGCCGCCGAGGTGGGCGCGACACCGGCGGTCGAGGGGAGCGCGTTCGGCGTGCTGGCCCGTGACCTCGCCGTCGGCGGCCAGCAGGTGTCGGTCCGCGGCCTGTCCGGGGACTACAACGACCTGTTCCTGCCCCTGCACGGCGCCCACCAGGGGCACAACGCGGCCATCGCGCTCGCGGCGGTGGAGGCGTTCATCGGTGGCGGCGAGCAGCCGCTCGACATCGACGTGGTGCGCGCCGGCTTCGCCGAGGTGTCCTCCCCGGGCCGGCTGGAGATCGTGCGCCGCTCGCCCACGGTCCTCGTCGACGCGGCGCACAACCCCGCCGGTGCCGAGGCGCTGCGCGCGGCGCTGGAGGACTCGTTCAACTTCGCCCGCATCATCGGCGTCATCGCCGTGCTCGCGGACAAGGACGCCACGCAGATGCTCGAGATCCTCGAGCCGGTGCTGGACGAGGTCGTGGTCACCCGCACCACCTCCCCGCGGGCCATGAGCCCCCGCGCCCTGGGCGACCTCGCCACCGAGATCTACGGCGAGAACCGCGTCACCGTCGTCGACAGCCTGCCCGAGGCCCTCGACCGGGCCGCCGGCCTGGCCGACGAGGGTGGCGTCGCCGGGGGCGTGCTGGCCACGGGCTCGATCACCACCGCCGCCGAGGTCCGCCTCCTGCTGGGCGTCACCGAGGTCTGA